Proteins encoded within one genomic window of Mesobacillus subterraneus:
- the ptsP gene encoding phosphoenolpyruvate--protein phosphotransferase, whose product MGFLQGIAASNGIAIAKAYKLVEPDFSFEKRTIEAPADEVARFQTALQKSKLELEKIRDHAGTALGADKAAIFDAHLLVLSDPELISPIEDKIKTENVNAEHALKETADMFINMFESMDNEYMKERAADIRDVTKRVLAHLLGIQIPNPSMIAEEVVIVAEDLTPSDTAQLNRQFVKGFTTNIGGRTSHSAIMARSMEIPAVVGTKAATEEINNGDLVVVDGLKGEVHFNPTPEVLEAYKKVQEDFEKQKAEWAKLVNEKSVTADGHHVELAANIGTPKDLKGVVENGGEGVGLYRTEFLYMDRDQLPTEEEQYTAYKAVLEGMEGKPVVVRTLDIGGDKELPYLNLPKEMNPFLGFRAIRLCLQEVDIFRTQLRALLRASVHGNLKVMFPMIATLNEFREAKAMLEEEKAKLVKEGIEVAEHIELGIMVEIPSTAVLADQFAKEVDFFSIGTNDLIQYTMAADRMNQQVSYLYQPYNPSILRLVKMVIDAAHKEGKWAGMCGEMAGDETAIPILLGLGLDEFSMSASSILKARSLIRNLNRADMEKLASTVLNMSTTEEVVEAVNKAISL is encoded by the coding sequence ATGGGCTTTCTCCAGGGAATTGCCGCTTCAAACGGCATTGCAATCGCGAAAGCCTACAAGCTTGTTGAGCCGGATTTTTCTTTTGAAAAAAGAACAATAGAGGCTCCTGCTGATGAAGTTGCACGTTTCCAGACAGCACTTCAGAAGTCAAAGCTTGAGCTTGAAAAAATCCGCGATCATGCCGGAACCGCTTTAGGTGCTGATAAGGCAGCGATTTTTGATGCGCATCTTCTAGTATTAAGCGATCCAGAATTAATTTCACCCATTGAAGATAAAATCAAAACTGAAAACGTCAATGCAGAGCATGCATTAAAAGAAACGGCTGATATGTTCATCAACATGTTTGAATCCATGGACAATGAATATATGAAAGAACGAGCAGCTGATATCCGCGATGTAACAAAACGCGTATTGGCTCATCTGCTTGGAATCCAAATCCCGAACCCTAGCATGATAGCTGAAGAGGTAGTCATCGTGGCAGAGGATTTGACTCCTTCAGATACGGCTCAATTGAATCGCCAATTTGTAAAAGGCTTCACAACGAATATCGGCGGACGTACTTCCCATTCAGCAATTATGGCTCGTTCGATGGAAATTCCTGCAGTCGTAGGTACGAAGGCAGCTACAGAAGAAATCAATAACGGGGATCTCGTCGTTGTTGACGGATTGAAAGGCGAAGTTCATTTCAATCCAACTCCTGAAGTGCTTGAAGCCTACAAGAAGGTCCAGGAAGATTTCGAAAAGCAAAAAGCTGAATGGGCTAAGCTAGTGAATGAAAAATCAGTAACCGCTGATGGTCATCATGTTGAACTTGCAGCAAATATCGGTACACCTAAGGATTTAAAAGGTGTAGTTGAAAATGGCGGCGAGGGAGTAGGTCTTTACCGTACCGAATTCCTTTACATGGACAGGGACCAGCTTCCCACTGAAGAGGAACAATATACAGCATATAAGGCAGTGCTTGAAGGCATGGAAGGCAAGCCGGTCGTTGTCCGTACTTTGGACATCGGTGGGGACAAAGAACTTCCGTATCTGAACCTTCCAAAAGAAATGAATCCTTTCCTTGGCTTCAGGGCAATCCGTCTTTGCCTTCAGGAAGTGGATATTTTCCGCACACAATTGCGTGCTCTTTTGCGTGCCAGTGTACATGGCAACCTGAAGGTTATGTTCCCGATGATCGCTACTCTTAATGAGTTCAGGGAAGCAAAAGCAATGCTAGAAGAAGAAAAGGCGAAATTAGTTAAGGAAGGCATCGAGGTTGCTGAGCATATTGAGCTTGGCATTATGGTTGAGATTCCTTCTACTGCAGTCCTTGCAGACCAATTTGCTAAGGAAGTCGACTTCTTCAGCATTGGAACAAATGACTTGATTCAATACACAATGGCAGCAGACAGGATGAACCAGCAAGTATCATACCTGTATCAGCCATACAATCCATCAATTCTTCGTCTTGTAAAAATGGTCATTGATGCTGCACATAAAGAAGGCAAGTGGGCAGGTATGTGCGGTGAAATGGCAGGAGATGAAACGGCTATTCCAATCCTGCTTGGTCTTGGACTTGATGAGTTCTCAATGAGTGCTTCTTCCATTTTGAAAGCACGTTCATTGATCAGGAACTTAAATAGAGCGGATATGGAAAAACTGGCTTCAACCGTGCTGAATATGAGCACAACAGAAGAAGTAGTTGAAGCAGTAAACAAGGCAATTTCATTGTAA
- a CDS encoding phosphocarrier protein HPr, translated as MVQKQFKVIAETGIHARPATMLVQAASKFDSEIHLEYKEKKVNLKSIMGVMSLGIGQGADITIFAEGSDEQEALNTLEEVLKKEGLAE; from the coding sequence ATGGTACAAAAACAATTCAAGGTTATCGCTGAAACAGGAATTCACGCACGTCCTGCTACGATGCTTGTACAAGCTGCAAGCAAGTTCGATTCAGAAATCCACTTAGAATATAAAGAAAAAAAGGTTAACCTTAAGTCAATCATGGGTGTAATGTCATTAGGAATCGGTCAGGGAGCAGATATCACAATCTTTGCTGAAGGAAGCGACGAGCAAGAGGCTCTTAATACACTTGAAGAAGTTCTTAAAAAAGAAGGTTTAGCTGAATAA
- a CDS encoding DUF58 domain-containing protein translates to MQWKKIVIEDRFLSILAFLGILLVISSFYINSLLMFGAGLLIIFIAAGNSYYLKHIGEGFIFDNSRKRNRFFIGDKGEWSLEFINQGLPIMKGNLSIFFDSAVVPVSGEYHIHSSRVDISLPFSMGQREKINIKIPFIAEKRGLSKIRKMEIHIPHFFGFGDTILEFSDVINIEALVYPKAISVRNIEKHKSVKPGHNPSNFSLFEDHMEPIGTRDYLPTDSFNRINWKASARKMRLQTKEFERINEAGAILFINVSDGYSVTSELEFLMSSTAEMAYFFHKQNIPFSLCMNIRSAGFTPFTYLPLGSGKDHLQKLLDLLAIADFHSPTIPHQQMLFFYKRHLPIAPTMIHGGNRSIESDGYIKEWLREGVQLSELQKHNESAFLEPFKMKLKDVAGK, encoded by the coding sequence ATGCAATGGAAAAAAATCGTCATTGAGGACCGTTTCCTATCCATATTGGCGTTTCTCGGAATCCTTTTAGTGATTTCAAGCTTCTACATAAATTCCTTGCTGATGTTTGGAGCTGGCCTGCTGATTATTTTTATTGCTGCTGGAAATTCTTATTATCTGAAACATATTGGCGAAGGGTTCATTTTTGATAACAGTAGAAAGCGAAATCGTTTTTTTATCGGAGATAAGGGAGAGTGGAGCCTGGAGTTCATTAATCAGGGTCTGCCGATCATGAAAGGCAATCTCTCCATTTTTTTTGACAGTGCCGTTGTCCCAGTATCGGGTGAGTATCATATCCATTCGTCCAGGGTTGATATAAGCTTGCCATTTTCGATGGGGCAAAGAGAAAAAATAAACATCAAAATTCCTTTTATAGCTGAAAAGCGGGGATTATCTAAAATTAGAAAAATGGAGATTCATATTCCGCATTTCTTTGGGTTCGGCGATACAATTCTCGAGTTCTCTGACGTTATCAATATTGAAGCTCTAGTCTATCCTAAGGCTATTTCAGTGCGTAATATCGAAAAACATAAGTCAGTTAAGCCTGGACACAATCCATCCAATTTCTCACTTTTTGAAGATCATATGGAGCCAATCGGAACAAGAGATTATCTGCCTACAGACAGCTTCAATAGGATTAACTGGAAAGCAAGTGCAAGGAAAATGAGATTACAGACGAAAGAATTTGAACGGATCAATGAGGCAGGTGCGATTCTATTCATCAACGTTAGTGACGGCTATTCAGTGACTAGCGAGCTGGAATTTTTGATGAGCAGCACAGCAGAAATGGCATACTTTTTCCATAAGCAGAATATTCCTTTCTCGCTCTGCATGAATATCAGGTCTGCAGGATTCACACCATTTACTTATCTGCCATTAGGGTCTGGCAAGGATCATCTGCAAAAGTTGCTTGATTTACTGGCAATTGCTGACTTCCATTCGCCAACTATTCCACATCAGCAGATGCTGTTTTTTTATAAAAGGCATTTACCGATTGCACCAACCATGATACATGGAGGGAATCGTTCTATTGAATCAGATGGCTATATCAAGGAATGGTTAAGAGAGGGAGTCCAATTGTCAGAGCTGCAAAAGCATAACGAAAGTGCCTTCCTGGAACCATTTAAAATGAAGTTGAAGGATGTGGCGGGCAAATGA
- a CDS encoding AAA family ATPase, with protein MELVNKLERLKIEISKNVVGREHEIEMMVIALLNNGHILMESVPGTGKTLLAKTFARGISGDFSRIQFTPDVLPSDITGIQFFNPKLQDFELKPGPIVTNILLADEINRATPRTQSSLLEAMEENQVTIDGHTISLKFPFLVIATQNPVESQQGTFQLPVAQMDRFFIKLSLGYPEVDEEKEMIKKHRFGTATTEVNSVLSEEDIHSIKQELRNVKLSDVVEEYLLQITRKTRNHPSIELGISPRGTLALVKAVQGRALIKGRRYVVPNDVKEMAPFVLGHRIYLSADASLTMTSEKVVEDMLESIPLPVEVEA; from the coding sequence ATGGAATTGGTAAACAAATTAGAGCGACTTAAAATAGAAATTAGTAAAAATGTAGTCGGACGAGAGCATGAAATAGAGATGATGGTTATCGCGCTATTGAACAATGGCCACATTTTGATGGAGAGTGTGCCAGGAACAGGGAAAACATTGCTTGCTAAAACATTTGCAAGGGGTATAAGCGGCGATTTTTCAAGAATCCAATTTACACCGGATGTTTTGCCAAGTGATATTACAGGAATACAGTTTTTCAATCCAAAGCTTCAGGATTTCGAATTGAAGCCAGGGCCAATTGTCACTAATATTCTTCTTGCAGATGAAATAAACCGTGCAACACCGCGAACACAATCAAGCTTGCTGGAGGCGATGGAGGAAAACCAGGTAACGATTGATGGACACACGATATCCTTGAAATTCCCTTTCCTCGTTATTGCAACTCAGAACCCTGTAGAATCACAGCAGGGAACATTCCAGCTACCGGTTGCTCAGATGGACCGTTTCTTTATTAAGCTGTCTCTTGGGTATCCAGAAGTGGATGAAGAGAAGGAAATGATTAAGAAACATCGATTTGGGACTGCAACGACAGAGGTTAACTCCGTACTTAGTGAGGAGGATATCCATTCTATAAAACAGGAACTCAGGAATGTAAAGTTAAGTGATGTGGTTGAAGAGTATCTATTGCAAATCACCCGCAAAACAAGGAATCATCCTTCTATTGAATTAGGGATCAGTCCTCGGGGAACGCTTGCTTTAGTAAAGGCTGTCCAAGGAAGGGCTCTTATAAAGGGGCGCAGGTATGTAGTTCCAAATGATGTTAAGGAGATGGCACCATTTGTATTAGGTCATAGAATATACCTATCTGCGGATGCTTCGTTGACGATGACATCAGAAAAAGTAGTCGAAGATATGCTGGAATCAATTCCGCTTCCAGTTGAAGTTGAGGCATAA
- a CDS encoding aspartyl-phosphate phosphatase Spo0E family protein, whose protein sequence is MMGTACLEKIMEEIEHKRKEMISAAKETGFLSVQTISASQELDKLLNIFHGELHITSKKF, encoded by the coding sequence ATGATGGGAACTGCGTGTCTTGAAAAGATAATGGAAGAAATCGAACACAAACGTAAAGAGATGATTTCAGCCGCTAAGGAAACAGGGTTTCTAAGCGTTCAGACCATATCAGCAAGCCAGGAACTTGATAAACTTTTAAATATATTTCACGGAGAACTACATATTACTTCAAAAAAATTTTAA
- a CDS encoding YkvS family protein, whose product MKKADVGNVIEFKEGLQGVVEKVNENSVIVDLTYMNNFRDLELDQRTVINHKNYKIVKETAY is encoded by the coding sequence TTGAAGAAAGCCGATGTTGGAAATGTAATCGAATTCAAAGAAGGACTACAAGGTGTTGTGGAAAAGGTCAATGAAAACTCGGTTATTGTTGATTTAACATATATGAACAATTTCCGGGACTTAGAGCTCGATCAACGCACCGTCATCAATCATAAAAACTATAAAATTGTTAAAGAAACAGCCTATTAA
- a CDS encoding DUF6254 family protein, whose protein sequence is MSESKREKERNWTVRKQDQHPHGKVKSFKELAGKDNK, encoded by the coding sequence ATGTCTGAATCAAAGCGCGAGAAGGAGCGGAATTGGACAGTACGAAAGCAGGATCAGCACCCGCATGGCAAGGTAAAATCCTTTAAGGAACTTGCTGGCAAGGATAATAAATAA